A genomic segment from Lates calcarifer isolate ASB-BC8 linkage group LG13, TLL_Latcal_v3, whole genome shotgun sequence encodes:
- the fam222aa gene encoding protein FAM222A: MLACLQRRQNPPPQHPVCASKTLEPPQALGRKCELLVPTHSPRYPTAAELDAYAQKTANSPLSIKIFPTNIRVPQHKHLNRTVNGYDTTGQRYSPYPHLHTGGYQGLLAIVKASSSSSSSTSTFVPSKGVLKNSEGRRTKLSPAHIAVAPYPPPSSSTLASGHGQMVYHTGPSKPPEGPGLSVPPNVTVAGSVIPVTGGRGLALPAQSNLPSIQSIIYQINQHCQAQALQQVCQGAATAPSNSSPSKQGTTVMGVSSSSSGGGYVVGMAPQANIVYTGPGLPAQNAEVMKNGVYADGMDYILWQKQQQQQQQQQQQQAVLRMYSGGSGGGGAISKSPETCVPGGGIMATQVSSSSSRPYHLTASASGGGVLDKVSSSPLNCVGMHGNFSVGQYFAPPWNSVLVTPDSDCYNPQELLGTSTGGPATGHREMGYPHHHHHYHHHHHHPAIDSGGGLCCSLPSKSLCNTSVLSSSLQSLEYLINDIHPPCIKEQMLGKGYETVSVPRLLDHQHAHIRLPVYR; the protein is encoded by the coding sequence GTGAGCTTTTGGTGCCCACGCATTCCCCACGCTACCCTACTGCAGCGGAACTTGATGCCTATGCTCAGAAGACGGCCAATAGCCCTCTGTCCATCAAGATCTTCCCCACCAACATCAGGGTTCCCCAGCACAAGCACCTTAACCGGACTGTGAATGGATATGACACCACAGGGCAACGCTACAGTCCCTACCCACATCTCCACACGGGGGGCTACCAGGGCCTGCTCGCCATTGTCAaggcttcctcctcctcgtcatcGTCAACATCCACCTTTGTCCCTTCGAAAGGTGTTCTCAAGAACTCTGAAGGCAGACGGACTAAGCTCTCTCCGGCCCACATAGCTGTTGCCCCGTACCCACCCCCTAGTAGTAGCACTTTAGCCAGTGGCCATGGCCAAATGGTATACCACACTGGGCCCTCGAAGCCTCCGGAAGGCCCCGGACTGTCAGTTCCCCCAAATGTCACTGTAGCTGGCTCAGTGATTCCTGTAACAGGGGGCCGAGGCCTGGCCCTGCCCGCACAGTCCAACCTCCCCTCCATCCAGAGCATCATCTACCAGATCAACCAGCATTGCCAGGCCCAGGCTCTGCAGCAGGTGTGTCAGGGGGCTGCCACTGCGCCATCAAATTCCAGCCCTTCCAAGCAGGGAACAACTGTCATGGGGGTCTCCTCTAGCTCCTCAGGTGGAGGCTATGTGGTAGGAATGGCTCCCCAGGCTAACATTGTATATACGGGGCCAGGGCTGCCAGCTCAGAATGCCGAGGTGATGAAAAACGGAGTGTACGCAGACGGTATGGACTATATCCTTTGgcaaaagcagcagcaacaacagcagcagcagcagcagcaacaggctgTCCTCCGCATGTACAGTGGAGGTAGCGGAGGAGGGGGTGCCATCAGCAAGTCCCCCGAAACTTGTGTTCCAGGGGGAGGGATTATGGCCACCCAagtgtcctcctcttcctccagacCTTACCACCTGACAGCTAGTGCAAGTGGAGGAGGTGTGCTGGACAAAGTCAGCTCCTCCCCTTTGAACTGCGTGGGTATGCACGGAAATTTCTCAGTGGGTCAATACTTTGCCCCGCCGTGGAACAGTGTGCTGGTGACACCCGACAGTGACTGCTACAACCCCCAGGAGCTTTTGGGCACCTCCACAGGAGGGCCAGCCACGGGGCACAGAGAGATGGGCTacccccaccaccatcaccattaccaccaccatcatcaccaccccGCTATAGACAGCGGGGGAGGCTTGTGCTGCAGCCTGCCCAGCAAGAGCTTGTGCAACACGTCCgtgctgagcagcagcttgCAGTCTCTGGAGTACCTGATCAACGACATCCACCCACCCTGCATCAAGGAGCAGATGCTTGGCAAAGGCTACGAGACTGTTTCTGTGCCACGTCTGTTAGACCACCAGCATGCACACATCCGCCTCCCTGTTTACAGATAG